In Litoribacterium kuwaitense, one genomic interval encodes:
- a CDS encoding transposase encodes MELDSNNHSVFLMYYHLVFVVKYRRKVFDDDMSDYAKGMFVKLGKKYN; translated from the coding sequence ATGGAATTAGATAGTAATAATCATTCAGTATTTCTGATGTACTACCACCTTGTATTCGTTGTTAAATACCGTAGAAAAGTCTTTGACGACGACATGTCTGACTATGCAAAAGGCATGTTTGTAAAGTTAGGCAAGAAATACAATA